Within the Miscanthus floridulus cultivar M001 chromosome 2, ASM1932011v1, whole genome shotgun sequence genome, the region tgcaccccgaggttgagtcgactacttagtctatacgtggcaaaggaaacggatccttcggacatgccttattgagactcgtgtagtcaacacacattcttcatttccCATTGTTTTTCATACAAGgatgggatttgctaaccacttaggatgatacacttatTTGATGAATCCGGTcgccaaaagctttgtgatctcttcaccgatggccctacacttctcctcgtcgaagcgacgcaggcgatgcttcaccggcttggagcctggcctaatcttcaaggcatgctcggcagcTTCCCTCAGGATGCCCGTTCGAGGGTTTCCACATGAAGATATCTCTGTTGgtgcagaggaagtcgacgagcgcgctttcctatttagaggaaagcatggtgccgatgcacaccactttgccctcggagctactaggtctatgaggacctccttgatgcCCTCCGTGGGCTCAAAGGATCTTGCCACCCATTTGGAGTCGGGTGCCTCCTCAGCAGTCCCTTCCTTGATGACCTCGAGCTCCTCGGAGGCGATGATTGCCGAGGCACGCTCACAGCACTCAACCTCACACTCATAAGCGCAttggaaggaggtgtcgatggtgatgaccccacgcaggcctgacatcttgagctttaggtaggtgtagttggggatagctatgaacttcgtgtagcatggtcgtcctaggatggcgtggcagGTCCCATGGAactcgaccacctcaaaggtgagggtctctgtcctatagttggtcggatccccgaaggtgatgggcaggtGGATCTGCTCGAGCGGTATGGTTTGCTTCCCTGACACGACACCGTGGAAAGGTGCCCCGGTCGGTCGGACGCACgaccggtcgatgcccatggcatcaagtgtcccggcgtacatgatgttgaggtcgctgcctccatccatcagcaccttggtgaggcactttgtGATGACGATCAggtcgaccacgagcgggtatCTTCCCAGGCTATGGGATACTATCCGGATGGTCGGATCAGTTGAAGGtcatggtggactccgaccatcggaggaaaaACAATGTGGCTGGCTCGGCCAGCGTAGACCTCACTGGCGTGCCATCTTTTGGTGGCACTTGGAGTCATAAGCTACcgacccaccgaagatcatgaggcagccatcgggCATTGGGAAGCCACCATCCTTTCCCTTGGCATCATCTACCATTCGGTTTGGGCTTCTTCCTCTGGCCCCTTTCTGGTGCCCTCGGACACGAAATGCTTCATGAGagcacagtccttgtataggtgcttgacagggaaggcgtggtttgggcatggcccctcgagcagttTTTCGAAGTGGTCGAGAGCACCCTCGGTAGGCGCCCGACCACTTTTCTGCTCagtggtggccacgagcgagtcccCATGtcgctacttgttcttcttcttattaggATGGCTAGAGGTGCCTTCATCGGTGCCCTCGTcccgcttcgccttgcccttAGAGCAGGTCGAAAATCGCCCTGACCGCTtcctcgcctgaggcatggctggtcatgatatcaaggagctccttggtggtccaagGGCCTTTGCGTCCTAGTTTATGGACCAAGGACTCGCAAGTGGTCCTCGGACAGGAAGGCCTCGATGACATCGGCATCGGTGACGTTGGGCAACTCGTTGCATTGCCTAGAGAAGCATCGAATGTACTCGTGGAGAGTTTCCCTGAACTTCTATCGATAATTCTTTAGATCCTAGGGGTTCCCCGAGCACAGTGTTGGTGCTGTAAAAGttttccacaaagatctccttcaggtctgcccaactttgaattcagttgggcggaaggtgctctagccatgtCCGTGCCTAGTTGTCCAGGAATAGGAGGGTTGCGGATGGTGAAATAATCACTATCCATGCCACTGGCTTGACAGGCAAgacgataatcctcgagccactaGGCCTGGGTTTTGTTTTCCCAGAGTACTTCGGGATATTGGTCGTCTATCGGTATTGCGGTAGAAAAGCtacattgaggatgtgccgaccgaaGACCTAGGGACCCGGTAGGTCGAGGCTTGGGCTCTGATCCTCGCCGCTATCATAGCGTTCACCACGATGAGGATGGTAGTCGTGGCCAACCTGCTCCCTCTTGTCTCAGGTGTACTTTAGGATATTGGTCGTCTGTCAGTATCGCGACGGAAAAGCAGTGTGTAGATTTCATGATGAGCCCATCGGTCTTCGAGCGTCATAGGATTCAGGAGCCCTCAAAGCAAGGCCATTGTGGCGgtaatgttctggcttgcccgggcaaAATGCGGGAGGCCTCcagtcgtcctcgatgatcctccggttcacatcATGGGTGATAGCCCATGCTCGGCCACCGTCTCCAGCGGCGCTCGATCTCACGCTTGAGCTCGGCATGTTCCTACTCCAGCAAGAGCCACACGTCTTCGATCTCCTTATGCCATGCCCATAGCTGCTCTACCCACAAGcaaggtggggcccctacatctcCCTCGACATCGTCGTTTGGGTCATACATAGAagtagcccctccctcgtggacGCTTTTGACACTGTCCCTCGAGGGTGTCATCCATAAAGCATTctcacgaggggtgatggcttcctctcctagagtcagagtcagagatCGACTTTGAGTCTCCTACGAGAaagtcatggaaagattccatgacatagTGCATCATACCCACAAATTCATCATCCGTGGGAGACGGGTGCACGCGCTGTGCTGTGAGGTGACCAATGGTCCCTACTGGTGTTGCGTAGACCAAACGGGAACGCTGTCGAGGCATGCTGGGTGAAGTATTCCGGGGAGAGTGGTTCTCATCCGGGTAAGCTACGTCGTGACGTtagcgaacaagaaggtgagatGGCATAGGTCCTCCCAGGATGGTCGAGGTCCTAGGAAGGTGTTGAGCTGACACTCCAGCCTTCGGTAATCGAGGCCGAGGGGCTGGTTGCTCCTGGGGCATGGGCCTCTGGGGCATGCAGCCACAGCTCCTCAAGGGCCTCTACGATCACACTGAGGCTGGTGGAGTGAAGGAGTTGGGTGGGAATAGGAGCCCGCGCCAGCTCTCCCTCCTTGGCAATGAAGAAATCTAGGCtcccaaagcgcacgtgcacGCCCGGGACCCTGCTAACACCGTGGCTTGCCATCTATGACCGGTAATTGTCGACGAGATGctcaaaaggcccctacctagtgcaCCAACTTTCTGTGTTTTGGatcatcggctagtaaatttTGTGATTTACGCGTTTGACCCTGAATGGCTGTTCgaggaggacacaaggatttatactggttcgagctgaatatccctatgtccagtctattGATGCTCATGTTATTGGCActatttgtagtaggggttataaatgggcgagagagggagtccGGTCCCATGTTTCTGGTGGAAGGATCGTATGCTAGCTATTGAGGCGTATGGGCATTATGTCTTAGAGATGTCGTGCCTTGGAAGCATGCCCTTCCAGGGGCGTCCATCTTCCCCTTTGATAGAAGAAGGGGAAGATACAGGTTACATGAGAGAGAGATAAGGGAGGAGAATAGAAGGCCTCTGTGGTCGCAGCACCCTTCctttccttcatgcgggtcccgccgaccctataGATTACGATGGGCACGGCTCCATGTCAGTTACTCTGTTCATCACTAGCGCTATACGTTGATGTCGTCAGTTGGTCGTGGCGCTCCATCCCGTGCAGCGAGCGACATGGTTAACGGACACCCCTTGTCGGAGGTCGTACGTGGATTAGGTAGCACAGCATCGGACACGCCCGACGTTGTTGGCAACGTGTGCCCTTAAGTGTGGCCCATCGTGCCCATGGGTCACGTTAGGATGTGCCTACTCCCTTTTCTAGTGTTAGGAGTTTGACCTAGGGTCTGTACTCTAAGACCCGTAATGGTTGAGGGCGGTACAGaacccgtcgggcgaggcggagtcccccTTCGAGGGGTCTGGCGAAGCTGAAGTCTCTAcctaagggatcgggcgagatggagcccacgtcCTCGGGGTCGGACGGCATAGGGTTTACAccctcaaggtcgggcgagatggagcccacgcccGAGGGACCTAACAGGAACGGAACCCGCGTCCTCAGGGGTCTGGCGCGTCGTAGCCCGCGCCCTCAGGGTCAGGCACGACGTAGCCCGTGCCCTCGGGGttaggcgagacgaagcccgcgtcCTCGGGGTCGGGCGTGACGTAGCTcgtgccctcggggtcgggcgaagcCGAAATACGCCCTTGACCACCCGAGGGAGTTAGCGCCCACAGGCCATTGGCTTCCTACTTTCAAGGTATTCTTAATACTGATGCCCGACAATATGCAAAGGTCTATTCTTGGCTTCTTGCATGCACGCTGCCTCGCAGCCGCCGTCGGCCGCCACCTACTTCGGAGATGCAATTCCTCGGTATCCTTCCCATCTGTCCAGCTTCAAGTTTGGCACGGTCGTACCTCAATGACCTTTCTCTGCCTTCTTGCTTCTCTATCTCATTTCTACTTGTGGCGCGCGGCCTCTAGGGGCGAGGGAGCCTGTCTGCACCGGTGAGCTAGGTTGTTGAAGCGGAATCGAGCGTGACCTTGCTGTCATCAGGACATTTTCGTTTGTCTTATGAGCCATACTATTTCAGCGAacaaacagtattttcctctcacaataagccatggcttttcagcaaagcgaacagggccatcgtCCGTTGCCGCTGTTCGCTGTGTATGGCGCCGTGGAGAGGAACGTGAGGGAAACGATGCTATAGATGGGTTCCGCAGAGGGGCCACATAGGAGAGAGGTGCCAGTGGGGAGGGAGGTTGCCTGACGGGGCCGCCAAAGGAGGCTACGACAGCCAAGCGGTAGATCCAAGAAAAATTTTAGGGGGGCTGAACAAAAGTGCGACAACAACATACCtccgactgctgctcgatcttaagtctcagtcccgacctacacgatagaactttgcctaaaaattcatgggggctctagGGCTCCGGTATCG harbors:
- the LOC136536771 gene encoding uncharacterized protein; translation: MDGGSDLNIMYAGTLDAMGIDRSCVRPTGAPFHGVVSGKQTIPLEQIHLPITFGDPTNYRTETLTFEVVEFHGTCHAILGRPCYTKFIAIPNYTYLKLKMSGLRGVITIDTSFQCAYECEVECCERASAIIASEELEVIKEGTAEEAPDSKWVARSFEPTEGIKEVLIDLVAPRAKWCASAPCFPLNRKARSSTSSAPTEISSCGNPRTGILREAAEHALKIRPGSKPVKHRLRRFDEEKCRAIGEEITKLLATGFIK